Proteins co-encoded in one Stenotrophomonas maltophilia genomic window:
- a CDS encoding sterol desaturase family protein yields the protein MLRLYAPLFLLGFVAVAIAWVGHHHGDPLWLLALLALAIALSFGAERAWPYDPAFNHDHGDSVRDTLHALVNEGLNLLSIAAVPLLAAVIPWQVWPVQWPFALQVLVAIIAADLGITLVHYASHRIGWLWRLHAVHHSVTRMYGFNGLMKHPLHQAAEAVGGVLPLLVLGLPMPVAAVLAFAIAIQLLLQHSNVDMRPGVLGRVMAWAPLHRFHHMRYGTAGDVNFGLFLTVWDHLLGTAFDAPGYRLRQQDLGIGSQPDYPRDYPGQLLAPFRELPQGDVPELPEGLHRRE from the coding sequence ATGCTCCGCCTGTATGCCCCGTTGTTCCTGCTTGGTTTCGTCGCCGTTGCCATTGCCTGGGTCGGCCACCATCACGGCGACCCGCTATGGCTGCTGGCCCTGCTGGCGCTGGCCATCGCGCTCTCGTTCGGCGCCGAACGGGCCTGGCCGTATGATCCGGCGTTCAACCACGATCATGGGGACAGCGTGCGCGACACCCTGCATGCACTGGTCAATGAAGGGCTGAACCTGCTGTCGATCGCCGCGGTGCCGTTGCTGGCGGCGGTCATTCCGTGGCAGGTGTGGCCGGTACAGTGGCCGTTCGCGTTGCAGGTACTGGTTGCCATCATCGCCGCCGATCTCGGCATCACCTTGGTGCACTACGCCAGCCATCGCATCGGCTGGTTGTGGCGGCTGCATGCCGTGCATCACAGCGTCACCCGCATGTACGGCTTCAACGGCCTGATGAAGCACCCGCTGCATCAGGCGGCCGAGGCGGTGGGAGGCGTGCTGCCATTGCTGGTGCTGGGCCTGCCGATGCCGGTGGCGGCAGTGCTGGCGTTTGCCATCGCCATCCAGCTGTTGCTGCAGCACTCCAACGTGGATATGCGCCCCGGCGTGCTGGGCCGGGTGATGGCGTGGGCGCCACTGCATCGCTTCCACCACATGCGCTACGGCACTGCTGGCGACGTCAATTTCGGCCTGTTCCTGACCGTCTGGGATCATCTGCTGGGGACCGCTTTCGATGCGCCGGGCTATCGGCTGCGGCAGCAGGACCTCGGCATCGGCAGCCAGCCGGACTACCCGCGCGATTATCCGGGGCAGCTGCTGGCGCCGTTCCGCGAGCTGCCGCAGGGTGACGTGCCGGAACTACCCGAAGGCCTGCACAGGCGGGAGTGA